A region of Betta splendens chromosome 13, fBetSpl5.4, whole genome shotgun sequence DNA encodes the following proteins:
- the LOC114868552 gene encoding uncharacterized protein LOC114868552: MDSLYEAVQSSSNAPPLPVPSRSSSRSCSRSCSPAALLDDNARWRGSGRSISMEMPHVQGSNSNKKKSIFNFRAHIYKSASDNEALDNPSRNAVLWQPARSREDLVHITSNHNEETRKAKHRSETKAGKGAHHCGTKKKEKPPSGQSSHANAPLEPKPAMKRSQKPGRKAGGRSRKEGSKKNLSSAVHPPSSALSPPTGPHRLDVSYRQKTKDKRPYLGKASTLPPQDSAAPGRCSGGVDLPGGATPTHAHQQRWSNPGDRSPAWGAIQHTCCRPLTEYRAYARDFPTSNNQEWEGRRQQDGGSGQDCGLQISSKVPRSITDVDLLESNVSLSL, encoded by the exons ATGGACAGCCTGTACGAGGCCGTGCAGAGCTCCAGCAACGCTCCCCCACTGCCCGTGCCCAGCCGCTCCTCCAGTCGATCGTGCAGCCGCTCGTGCAGCCCGGCCGCCCTGCTGGATGACAACGCGAGGTGGCGAGGCTCTGGGAGATCCATATCCATG gaGATGCCTCACGTGCAGGGAAGCAACtccaacaaaaagaaaag TATTTTTAATTTCAGGGCACACATATACAAATCTGCATCGGATAATGAAGCACTGG ATAACCCCAGCCGTAATGCTGTACTTTGGCAGCCGGCCAGAAGCCGAGAAGATTTGGTCCACATCACCAGCAATCACAATGAAG AGACGAGGAAGGCGAAGCACAGAAGTGAAACCAAAGCAGGGAAGGGAGCTCATCATTGTGGcacaaagaaaaaggagaaaccGCCTTCAGGCCAG AGCAGCCACGCTAATGCGCCACTGGAGCCTAAACCGGCCATGAAAAGAAGTCAGAAACCTGGAAGGAAAGCAGGTGGAAGGAGCAGGAAAGAGGGCTCCAAGAAAAATCTCAGCTCCGCAG TGCACCCACCATCCAGTGCTCTGAGCCCACCGACGGGACCCCACCGTCTGGACGTGTCATACAGACAGAAGACCAAAGACAAGAGGCCCTACCTGGGCAAAGCCTCCACGCTCCCCCCTCAGGACAGCGCGGCTCCGGGCCGCTGCTCGGGTGGAGTCGACCTACCCGGCGGGGCGACGCCCACCCATGCCCACCAGCAGCGCTGGAGCAACCCCGGCGACCGCAGCCCGGCCTGGGGGGCCATCCAGCACACCTGCTGCAGGCCGCTCACGGAGTACCGCGCCTACGCCCGTGACTTCCCCACGTCTAACAATCAGGAGTGGGAGGGCAGACGGCAGCAGGACGGGGGCTCGGGACAGGACTGTGGACTTCAAATCTCCTCAAAGGTGCCGCGATCGATCACAGACGTGGATCTGTTGGAGTCAAACGTGAGTTTGTCTTTATAG